CTCGGCCCCGACCCGCTGGCCGAGGGCTTCGACCGGGAGGCCTTCGCCGCGCTGCTGGCCGGCGAGCGGCGGCAGATCAAGGGGGTGCTCCGCGACCAGAGCGTGATCGCCGGCATCGGGAACGCGTACAGCGACGAGATCCTGCACGCGGGGAAGGTCTCGCCCTTCAAACTGGCGGCCTCCTTCGACGAGGAGCAGGTCACCCACCTGCACCAGGCCGTACGGGACACCCTGCGCGCCGCCGTCGAACGGGCCCACGGGCTCGCCGCCGGGGAGCTGAAGGCCGAGAAGAAGAGCGGGCTGCGGGTCCACGGCCGGGCGGGTGAGCCGTGCCCGGTGTGCGGGGACACCGTCCGCTCGGTGTCCTTCGCGGACTCCTCGCTCCAGTACTGCCCCACCTGCCAGACCGGGGGCAAACCGCTCGCGGACCGCAGGCTCTCCCGCCTCCTCAAGTAGCCGGGGCGCTGCGTAGACTCCGGCACCATGGCCGAGCAGCAGCCGCCGCCCCGGCGGGAGATCGTCACCGGAGTCCCGCGCGGCACCCGCCGCCGGCCTCCCGCGCACACCCCCGCCCGCTCGGAGATCTCCGAGCAGACCAGCCTCGGCGCCACCTACGTACGGGCCCTGATGCGCAGCCAGCTGCGTGCCGGGCTGGGCGCGCTGGCGGTGCTCGCCCTCGTGCTCGGGCTGCTGCCGCTGGGCTTCCTGGTGCCCCGCGCGGCCGCGGGCCCGCTGGTCTGGGTCGCGCTCGGGCTGGTGGCGTACCCGGTGATGTGGCTGATCGCCCGCTGGTACGTGGCCCGGGCCGAGCGCAACGAGGCCGACTTCACGGGCCTGGTGACGGACCCGGCCGAGACGGCCTAGCGCGGAGCGGAGACCGGAGACCGGAGCCCGGAGCCCGGAGTAGGAAGGCCGCTGCCCTAGAAGAGGTGCATCGCCAGGTGTCCCAGCGGCAGCCCGAGCTGCCAGGCCGGGGTCCACACGCGGGCGTTCTCGTCCAGGCCCGGCGGGGTGTCGGCGTGGCCGTGCCGGCCGGGGTCGAGGTTGGTGGCGAACAGCTCCGTGTGGTCCAGCCAGCGCCAGGCCGCCCGGGCCAGCTCGAGGTCCGGATCCTCGCCGCGGCCGCGCTCGCGGGCCTCCTCGCCCAGCGCGAGGAACCGGGTGTGGACCCAGTCGCGCCAGGGGTGCCCGTACGCCGTCAGCGAGAGCCATTCGTCGAGCTGCGAGACCACCCGGATCCCGGACAGTTCGCCGGCCGCGTCCGAGAGGTAGATCGTCAGCGCGAGCGTGTCGCGCCCGGCACGGAACTCCAGCGTGCTCACCGGGATCAGCCGGCCCGTGCGCAGCAGCTCGTCCGCGATGTACTCCGCGTAGAGCCACGCCATGGGCACCGCCAGTCCGCCGTCACTGGTGCCGTTCGTACTCTCGGGCTGCACCGTTCCACCCTCTCCCGCGCGTCGAGCCTGCCGCCGTCATCCCCGAGCCTTCACCCGGCGGCTCGCGGAACGGGGGATGTTTACTCAACTTGAACGGACTGATGCCGATATCGGTGTGCTCCGTGTCCGGATCGTGCGCATGGAGGGCGTTCCTTGAGTGTTTCTCCACCGGCCCCACAGCGTGCCCCGAGCTCGCGGACCCCGGTTCAGGCGCCGAGCCCGTACCCCTGGAGCCCCTTGCGCAGGGCGCGCAGGGCGTAGTACGTACGGGACTTGACCGTTCCGGCGGGGATGCCGAGCTCCGCCGCCGCCTCGGCCACCGAGCGGTCCTGGAAGTAGACCTGCATCAGCACGGCCCGGTGCTCGGGCCCCAGGCTGCCCACCGCCCGCCGGACGTCGATCGCGGTGACCGAGCCGGCCACCGCGTCCTCGGGGGCGGGTGCCTGCTCCAGGCCGTCGGAGTCGACCTCCTGCGGCCGTGAGAGCCGGGCCCGGCGGGCGTCGATCGCGAGCCGCCGCGCCACCGTGAACAGCCAGGGCCGCATCGATTCGTGCCCGCTCGCCAGCACCTCCGGATGCTGCCAGACCCGTACGAGGGTCTCCTGGACGAGGTCCTCGGCGCGTTGGGCGTCCCCTGCGGTGAGGCCGAGCAGGAAACCGAACAGGGCCCGCCCGTGGTCGCGCTGGAGTTCGGCGAGCGCCTCGGGTTCCGTGCGCTGGAGGGTGGGGGAGGGCGACACGAGTGGCTCCTTCCGGTTTCGCTTTCCGCGGGGATGCCGGGGCTGGGTCGGCGACACCCTCACCCTCACCTGCACGGAGCCGCCCGGGAACTGTCCGGCGGGGCCGTTGCGCCCAAGCACCCGGGTCGTCCGGTGGGCGGCCGCGCCGGGCGACGAACGGTCGAACGGCGCGGCGAACGGCCATGGGCCGTCGGAGTGGGGCGGGGCGGGCGGACTGCGCCGGTGCTTGACTTGCGGCCCCTTCTCCTATGGATTTCGGTTGATCTGACAGTCCTACAAATGGGAGCTGGGACAGATGACCAACCGCATCCGGCAGGCCCTCGCCCTGCTGTCGGCCCTCCTGCTGCCGGCGGCGGCCGCCGGCTGTTCCGCCGCCGGAGGCCCCGCGCCGGCCCGCCTCGGCTCCAGCGCCGCCGGGGCGCCCGCCGGCACGGCCGGACC
The Streptomyces sp. NBC_00091 genome window above contains:
- a CDS encoding Fpg/Nei family DNA glycosylase, whose translation is MPELPEVEALREFLDEHLAGRVVEGVLPLAVSVLKTYDPPLTALEGRPAGPVARYGKFLALRIGELHLVTHLARAGWLRWRETLPAQPPRPGKGPLALRLVLAGGGGFDLTEAGTQKRLAVYVVRDPQEVPGIARLGPDPLAEGFDREAFAALLAGERRQIKGVLRDQSVIAGIGNAYSDEILHAGKVSPFKLAASFDEEQVTHLHQAVRDTLRAAVERAHGLAAGELKAEKKSGLRVHGRAGEPCPVCGDTVRSVSFADSSLQYCPTCQTGGKPLADRRLSRLLK
- a CDS encoding sigma-70 family RNA polymerase sigma factor, which translates into the protein MSPSPTLQRTEPEALAELQRDHGRALFGFLLGLTAGDAQRAEDLVQETLVRVWQHPEVLASGHESMRPWLFTVARRLAIDARRARLSRPQEVDSDGLEQAPAPEDAVAGSVTAIDVRRAVGSLGPEHRAVLMQVYFQDRSVAEAAAELGIPAGTVKSRTYYALRALRKGLQGYGLGA